A stretch of DNA from Nonlabens ponticola:
GGCTGCTACATAACACATCGTCGCACTCAGTGCCGAAATGTCTGAAATCCCTAGACCGACTTCACCTAAAACAAATTGACCAGAATCCCAGGTCTCACCACCATCTTCTGATTTTGAGAATCGTTGGACATTGTTGTTAGGATTGAGGCCATCATAACCAATACCCCAAACCACATTTTCATCAACAATAGAAAACCTGGAGATACCTGATGATGGTACCGTAAAATCTGAATCACGTTCTACCCAGAATTGCGCACCAGCTGGAATTGACAATATCAATGATAGCCCTAGAAGTAATAGTTGTTTCATTTTAAACATTTGATTATTACTAAAATAGCTATTTATTAACGGTAACCAGTGATAATAGCTTTAGACCAGCTTTTTGTCGATCAAATATTGAGCGATTTGAACAGCGTTTGTAGCTGCTCCTTTTCTCAAGTTGTCGGACACGATCCACATGTTTAAGGTGTTTTCTTGAGAATGATCGCGTCTTATGCGACCCACAAAAACATCATCCTTACCTGCTGCCATGAGCGGCATCGGGTATAGATTTACATCTGGATTGTCTTGAACGGTAACGCCGCTTGTATTGGCCAGCAGCGTGCGTACTTCCTGCTCGGTGAAATCATTCTCAAACTCTACGTTCACAGATTCTGAATGGCCACCTACTACTGGTATGCGCACTGCGGTTGCTGTGACGGCAATAGTTCGATCGTCTAGAATTTTTTGAGTCTCGCGTACAAGCTTTAATTCTTCTTTGGTATAACCGTTTTCTTCAAAAACATCGCAATGCGGTAAGGCGTTTTTATGAATTTGGTATGGATAGGCCATCTCACCTTGATTTCCAGCAAATTCATTTTCTAATTGTTGTACTGCTTTAACACCAGTTCCTGTAATAGACTGATAGGTAGAAATTACCAGACGTTTGATTTTAAAACGCTCATGCAGTGGTGCTAGCGCCATGACCAGCTGAATGGTGGAACAGTTGGGATTTGCAATAATTTTATCGCTTGATGATAATTGTGCAGCGTTGATCTCTGGCACTACCAGTTTTTTATCTGCATCCATGCGCCATGCGCTAGAGTTATCGATAACGGTGGTACCGGCCGCAGCAAATCGTGGTGCATGTTCCAGACTCACGCTACCACCAGCACTAAATAATGCAATGGCAGGTTTCATGGCGATAGCATCATCCATACTTACCACCTTTACCTGTTTACCCTTGAAGGTGATCTCGCTACCAACTGATCTAGCTGAAGCGACAGGTATTAAAGTGGTGATGTCTAGATTTCTCTCTTCTAGAACCTTGAGCATGACTTGACCTACCATACCGGTAACGCCTACAACTGCTATTTTCATGATGAATTATTTTGTGGGCAAATGTATTAATCGGACGTTTAAAACAGGTATTTAATTCTTAAAATAAGGCATAGAAAAAGCCGCTACTATAATAGAAGCGGCTTATCCTATAAATTGTGTAGGGAATTAGTTTTGTGCCTTGATGGCGTCTCTAATTTCCATGAGAAGCTTTTCTTCTTTAGATGGTCCTGGATCTTCTTTTTTCTCTTCCTCTTTCTTAGCTCTTACCTTGTTGTAAGCTTTGACAATCATGAACATTACAAACCCTATGATGATCAAGGAAACTATAGTGTTTATCCATTCACCGTATAAGATGGCGGCTTCTGGACTGGTTTCAGTTCCATCTGCGGCGACTTGAGCTTCTGCGAGCACATATTTTAGGTCAGCAAAATCAACGCCACCCGTTAGATAACCCACAATAGGCATCATGATGAAGTTTACAAATCCTTTTACAACGGCACTGATGGCACCAGCCATGATGACCGCAATTGCCAGATCCACGACATTACCTGTCATGATAAAATTCTTAAATTCTTTAAGCATAATGAATGATTTAGTTGATTACAGGGAACAATTTAAAACATTACAAGTTTATGCGACTGTAAAACTTGTCTCAATAGATGCCACAATCGATAAATGATTAAATACAGCGATAAGATGCTTTATGAAATTATGTACTCTCGTTGCACTCGTTTTTGAATACCTGTGAGCAATTCATAGCTTATGGTTCCGGCATTCTCGGCAAGATCTCGCGCTGTATGTTTCTCGTCAAATATGATTACTTCATCGCCTACCTTACAGTCAATATCTGTTACATCGACCATAAACATGTCCATGCAAATGATTCCCAGCGTTGGCGCCCATGACCCATTGATTTTCACTTGTGCATTGCCATAGCCATAAATACGATTGATGCCATCGCCGTGACCTAGCGCGATGACCGCAATCTTCATATCTGTTGTTGCTTTGTGGCTGCGATTGTAGCTTATACTCGCGCCTTTTTTAACTTCACGCAACTGTGATACCTGCGATTTGAGTGAGCCAACAGGCATTAAGTGTTTGTCATGTTCTAGATCATTGCCATAGCCGTACAACCCTATGCCAGATCGTACCATGCTATGGTGACCAGCCTTGTAATTAAGGATACCACTGGTGTTGTCGGTATGCTTTAAAAACTTATAACCAAGTTTTTCCTCTAATTGCTGAGTCACTTTTTCAAATGCATCTAATTGAGACTCGGTAAACTCGCGCTCATCATGATCCTCGCTTGCGGCAAGATGCGACTGCACTCCTCGCACTTTAACTGCATCAGTGTTGGATAGTAGTTCTAACACTTGGTCGATTTCTTCAAGTTCTATTCCTATGCGGTTCAATCCAGTATTGAACTCTAAGTGTATAGGATAGTTCTTTTGGGATTCCGCTTTCGCGAAAGCTAAAATATTATCCAGCATATCCACACTATAAATTACTGGCTCCACACATCGTTGTATGCAATCCACCAGCGTGTGTGATTGTGGATGCAATACAAGAATGGGTTTTGTGATTCCTGTATCGCGCAGTTCTATGGCTTCTTCTGTATAAGCAACCGCAAAATAATCTGTGCCTAATTCCTGTAACTTTTTACTGATCTCGATGATACCATGACCGTAGGCATTTGCCTTGACGACAGCCATAAATAGAACGCCTGGATCCAGTTGCGATTTTAGGTAATTAAAATTGTGTTCTAGTGCCTTGAGATTGACTTCTAGTCGCGTTCCTTGCATAAAGGTGTTTAGGATCCTGTCTTGTGTTTCACTTCTTCGGCATCGCTTACGGGTATGTCCTTGACACGACTGGAAAGCATCGCCTTATAATAGGCACCGCGACTCAACGGCTCATATTCTTGTTGTTCACCCAGCATGACAACACTGTCGTTGTCTGTCTTGCGATAGCTGTA
This window harbors:
- a CDS encoding aspartate-semialdehyde dehydrogenase, which codes for MKIAVVGVTGMVGQVMLKVLEERNLDITTLIPVASARSVGSEITFKGKQVKVVSMDDAIAMKPAIALFSAGGSVSLEHAPRFAAAGTTVIDNSSAWRMDADKKLVVPEINAAQLSSSDKIIANPNCSTIQLVMALAPLHERFKIKRLVISTYQSITGTGVKAVQQLENEFAGNQGEMAYPYQIHKNALPHCDVFEENGYTKEELKLVRETQKILDDRTIAVTATAVRIPVVGGHSESVNVEFENDFTEQEVRTLLANTSGVTVQDNPDVNLYPMPLMAAGKDDVFVGRIRRDHSQENTLNMWIVSDNLRKGAATNAVQIAQYLIDKKLV
- the mscL gene encoding large-conductance mechanosensitive channel protein MscL encodes the protein MLKEFKNFIMTGNVVDLAIAVIMAGAISAVVKGFVNFIMMPIVGYLTGGVDFADLKYVLAEAQVAADGTETSPEAAILYGEWINTIVSLIIIGFVMFMIVKAYNKVRAKKEEEKKEDPGPSKEEKLLMEIRDAIKAQN
- the alr gene encoding alanine racemase, producing MQGTRLEVNLKALEHNFNYLKSQLDPGVLFMAVVKANAYGHGIIEISKKLQELGTDYFAVAYTEEAIELRDTGITKPILVLHPQSHTLVDCIQRCVEPVIYSVDMLDNILAFAKAESQKNYPIHLEFNTGLNRIGIELEEIDQVLELLSNTDAVKVRGVQSHLAASEDHDEREFTESQLDAFEKVTQQLEEKLGYKFLKHTDNTSGILNYKAGHHSMVRSGIGLYGYGNDLEHDKHLMPVGSLKSQVSQLREVKKGASISYNRSHKATTDMKIAVIALGHGDGINRIYGYGNAQVKINGSWAPTLGIICMDMFMVDVTDIDCKVGDEVIIFDEKHTARDLAENAGTISYELLTGIQKRVQREYIIS